The proteins below come from a single Methanolobus chelungpuianus genomic window:
- the gvpD gene encoding RAD55 family ATPase, with protein sequence MIPGEIRQFFSSQFGKSLVVKGKPGTGKTTFVFGILHELCPGGNCIYISPRIDKSSSYGKFPWIEGDFNNNEDFLRMLASRIKAIWESSDSKPMIVVDSIDSLSIATTRSVHWEENKFELERLLMDFSRKVNADLVMITEKTDIDSLDYLVDGVVSVEISEMAGSDIRKIHLLKLRGVGMSQSRYLFTLHNGTFTSFEPFRVSFPEHTLIPSPVTDPAHSKISTGSPDFDEILGGGYQKGSFNLFEITSGVGDSFYSILLPTFINHLNMGRAMLSIPTEGTSVETEKRMISPFTNEANFPRQFKGFEIRDQKGRMPAYVEAFSGNLYKDMEIFYQSKHEMMRQLGSPLLDYIGLDSMEYSYGWENIGAVIGQIASVTKTTENIVVAVAKHGQKITDSVAHMATTHWKFENVDKTLVMYGIVPKTGMYVAQMDFSSGYPQVRLVPIK encoded by the coding sequence ATGATCCCCGGGGAAATCAGGCAGTTCTTCTCTTCCCAGTTCGGGAAGTCCCTTGTGGTCAAGGGCAAGCCCGGAACCGGCAAGACCACTTTCGTATTCGGGATACTGCATGAATTATGCCCCGGCGGGAACTGCATCTATATTTCCCCCCGGATAGATAAGTCCTCATCATACGGGAAGTTCCCCTGGATAGAGGGAGATTTCAACAACAATGAGGATTTCCTGAGGATGCTCGCTTCCCGCATCAAGGCGATATGGGAATCAAGCGACTCAAAACCCATGATAGTTGTGGACTCCATTGATTCTCTCAGTATTGCCACCACAAGGTCTGTACACTGGGAGGAGAACAAGTTCGAGCTGGAACGCCTTCTCATGGATTTCTCAAGGAAGGTCAATGCCGACCTTGTGATGATCACAGAAAAGACCGATATCGACTCACTGGACTATCTAGTCGACGGGGTTGTCTCTGTCGAGATATCCGAAATGGCGGGAAGCGATATCCGCAAGATCCATCTGCTCAAGCTCCGCGGTGTTGGCATGTCCCAGTCCAGGTACCTGTTCACGCTGCACAATGGAACGTTTACCAGTTTCGAGCCTTTCAGGGTCTCATTTCCAGAACACACTCTGATCCCCTCTCCTGTGACGGACCCTGCCCACAGTAAGATATCCACCGGCAGCCCTGACTTTGACGAGATACTGGGTGGTGGCTACCAGAAGGGAAGTTTCAACCTATTCGAGATCACAAGCGGTGTAGGAGATTCATTTTACAGTATCCTGCTACCGACCTTCATAAACCACCTGAACATGGGCAGGGCCATGCTTAGCATCCCCACTGAAGGAACCAGTGTTGAGACAGAAAAAAGGATGATATCTCCCTTCACCAATGAGGCCAATTTCCCCCGCCAGTTCAAGGGATTCGAGATACGTGACCAGAAGGGCCGCATGCCTGCTTATGTGGAAGCGTTCTCCGGAAACCTCTACAAGGATATGGAGATATTCTATCAGTCAAAGCACGAGATGATGCGCCAGCTCGGATCTCCTCTTCTTGACTATATAGGACTTGACAGCATGGAGTACAGTTATGGCTGGGAGAACATAGGCGCTGTGATAGGACAGATCGCTTCCGTTACAAAGACCACTGAGAACATAGTTGTCGCCGTTGCAAAACACGGCCAGAAGATCACTGACTCCGTGGCTCACATGGCCACCACCCACTGGAAGTTCGAGAACGTGGACAAGACCCTTGTGATGTACGGGATCGTCCCAAAGACCGGGATGTATGTGGCCCAGATGGATTTCAGCTCGGGCTATCCCCAAGTCAGGCTCGTTCCGATCAAGTGA
- a CDS encoding response regulator transcription factor has protein sequence MDDQTKEILATLRDELSDKSSLFFAQVDSSVERLVYLHIYDVLRNDPARNVVWLCLNYPRDKVLGKFKDFGFDIIGLQDRLFFIDVEVPGKPPQQGTFYCSSVADYTKMASHISNLFERDARTLLVMDNMNVLATDTMQVVETFMQFVEKKVRENEGAIASMLLKDILSQENEMLVKSFFDVILDVTSIGEVHTQIGLKDFDFRYMVEDGSIRLEYARRKVKRDRLKILIVDDEPDIPELLKLSLISEPYDFLVAYNGQEAIDITLKEHPDLILLDIMMPDMDGYEVVEQLKNSKTANDIPVIMISAKTAIEDKVKGMELGIDDYISKPFDKREVKARIKMVMRRLGWALEE, from the coding sequence ATGGATGATCAGACTAAGGAAATCCTGGCAACTCTAAGGGACGAGTTATCAGATAAGAGTTCACTGTTCTTTGCTCAGGTTGACAGTTCTGTCGAGCGTTTAGTCTATCTTCATATTTACGATGTACTCCGGAACGACCCTGCAAGAAATGTCGTGTGGCTGTGCCTCAATTATCCGCGTGATAAGGTGCTGGGGAAGTTCAAGGATTTCGGTTTCGATATCATTGGACTTCAGGACCGTTTGTTCTTCATTGATGTTGAAGTGCCAGGCAAGCCGCCACAGCAGGGGACCTTTTACTGCAGCTCGGTGGCGGACTACACCAAGATGGCATCCCATATATCAAACCTATTTGAGAGGGATGCCCGCACCCTGTTGGTAATGGACAACATGAATGTGCTGGCTACCGATACCATGCAGGTGGTCGAGACCTTCATGCAGTTCGTGGAGAAGAAAGTGCGTGAGAATGAAGGTGCAATCGCCTCCATGCTTCTGAAGGATATACTCTCCCAGGAGAATGAGATGCTGGTAAAGTCCTTTTTTGATGTGATCCTCGACGTGACCAGCATCGGTGAGGTGCATACCCAGATAGGGCTCAAGGATTTCGACTTCAGGTACATGGTGGAGGATGGCTCCATCAGGCTGGAATATGCCCGCAGGAAAGTCAAAAGGGACCGGCTGAAGATCCTCATAGTGGATGACGAGCCTGACATACCGGAACTGCTCAAGCTATCCCTTATCAGTGAGCCCTACGATTTCCTGGTAGCTTATAACGGTCAGGAGGCGATCGATATCACTCTGAAGGAACATCCCGACCTGATATTGCTTGATATCATGATGCCTGACATGGACGGATATGAGGTTGTCGAGCAGCTCAAGAACAGCAAGACAGCCAATGATATTCCTGTTATCATGATCTCCGCGAAGACCGCGATAGAGGACAAGGTGAAAGGCATGGAGCTTGGCATTGATGATTACATATCCAAGCCCTTTGATAAAAGGGAAGTGAAAGCCCGGATAAAAATGGTGATGAGGCGGCTTGGATGGGCTCTAGAGGAATAA
- a CDS encoding response regulator transcription factor — protein sequence MHPKIMVVDDEPDTIDLVKIILESENIEVIGASSGFECLELMDVEKPDLILLDIMMPDMNGWETFHKIKEKDPGLPVAMLTVKSQEFDKMLGLHVLKADDYITKPFSRKELIKRTKELLGTKIPNS from the coding sequence ATGCATCCAAAAATCATGGTGGTAGACGATGAGCCGGATACCATAGACCTTGTAAAGATAATCCTTGAGTCTGAGAATATAGAGGTCATCGGCGCAAGCAGCGGATTTGAGTGCCTTGAGCTGATGGACGTGGAAAAGCCCGATCTCATTCTACTGGACATCATGATGCCTGATATGAACGGCTGGGAGACCTTCCATAAGATCAAGGAAAAGGATCCGGGCCTGCCTGTTGCAATGCTCACTGTCAAGAGCCAGGAATTCGATAAAATGCTCGGCCTGCATGTGCTCAAGGCGGATGACTACATTACAAAGCCTTTCAGCAGGAAAGAACTGATAAAAAGGACCAAGGAACTGCTTGGAACAAAGATCCCTAACTCCTGA